A single Streptomyces sannanensis DNA region contains:
- the nagB gene encoding glucosamine-6-phosphate deaminase codes for MEVVIVPDARAGGELIAEAMASLVCRKPGALLGVATGSTPLPVYEALSAKVRSGAVDMSRARIYQLDEYVGLPAGHPESYRSTVLREVVEPLGLTEDSFFGPDGTAEDVQAACEAYDRALAEAGGVDLQLLGIGTDGHIGFNEPCSSLASRTRIKTLTEQTRVDNARFFDNDIEQVPHHVITQGIGTILEARHLVLLATGEAKADAVAHSVEGPVSAFVPASALQLHPHATVVVDEAAASKLKLAEYFRATYAAKPAWQGL; via the coding sequence GTGGAAGTTGTCATCGTCCCGGATGCCAGGGCAGGCGGCGAACTCATCGCGGAGGCCATGGCCTCCCTCGTGTGCCGCAAGCCCGGCGCCCTGCTCGGTGTGGCCACCGGCTCCACCCCGCTGCCCGTCTACGAGGCGCTGTCGGCAAAGGTCCGCTCCGGTGCCGTGGACATGTCGCGGGCGCGTATATACCAGCTCGACGAGTACGTCGGCCTGCCGGCCGGGCACCCCGAGTCCTACCGCTCGACCGTCCTGCGCGAGGTCGTGGAACCACTCGGCCTGACCGAGGACTCGTTCTTCGGCCCCGACGGCACCGCCGAGGACGTCCAGGCCGCCTGCGAGGCGTACGACCGTGCGCTGGCCGAGGCCGGCGGGGTGGACCTCCAGCTGCTCGGCATCGGCACCGACGGGCACATCGGCTTCAACGAACCCTGCTCGTCGCTCGCCTCCCGCACCCGGATCAAGACACTGACCGAGCAGACCCGCGTCGACAACGCGCGCTTCTTCGACAACGACATCGAACAGGTGCCGCACCACGTCATCACCCAGGGCATCGGAACCATCCTGGAGGCCCGCCACCTGGTGCTGCTGGCCACCGGCGAGGCCAAGGCCGATGCGGTGGCGCATTCCGTGGAGGGCCCGGTCTCGGCGTTCGTGCCGGCCTCGGCACTGCAGCTGCATCCGCACGCGACGGTCGTCGTCGACGAGGCGGCCGCGTCGAAGCTGAAGCTCGCGGAGTACTTCCGCGCCACATACGCGGCGAAGCCGGCCTGGCAGGGGCTGTAG
- a CDS encoding Na+/H+ antiporter — METLSLVALAAVSAAVAGAARRTPVPAPLLLVAAGLIASYVPGVPEYTLDPHVVLPLLLPPLLHTSALDASYLDLRANIRPVALLSVGYVLFATLAVGWLAHLLVPGLPPAAALVLGAVVAPPDAVAATAIARRLGLPHRITTILQGESLVNDATAITAYKVALAAAAGVGWSWTEGIGEFVLASVGGVGVGLALMVPLHWLRTHLKEPLLQNTLSLLIPFVAYAAAEEVGASGVLAVVVVALYLGHRSWQVDFATRLQEEAVWKMVAFILESAVFALIGLQLPVVLRGLGAYAGESAALYAVGVFAAVVVVRFVWVYPATYVPRLLSQRIREREPDPGWTGPLIVSWAGMRGVVSLAIAFSIPATVAGGGPFPGRNLILFLTFTTVIGTLVVQGLTLPPLIRVLKLPGRDAQAETLAEAQAQSEASRAAEERLEALLTDERNALPGPLADRLRTVLERRRNAVWERLGAVNELTGETVDDTYRRLAGDVIEAEREVFVRLRDERRIDDEMMRTLLRRLDLEEAAAYREGSG; from the coding sequence ATGGAGACTTTGTCATTGGTGGCGCTGGCCGCGGTGAGTGCCGCGGTCGCGGGGGCGGCGCGCAGGACACCGGTCCCGGCGCCGCTGTTGCTGGTCGCGGCGGGGCTGATCGCCTCGTACGTGCCGGGGGTTCCGGAGTACACCCTCGACCCGCACGTCGTGCTGCCGCTGCTGTTGCCGCCGCTGCTGCACACGTCCGCGCTGGACGCCTCGTACCTGGATCTGCGCGCCAACATCCGGCCCGTGGCGCTGCTCTCCGTCGGCTATGTGCTCTTCGCGACGCTCGCCGTGGGCTGGCTCGCCCATCTGCTGGTACCCGGACTGCCGCCGGCCGCCGCGCTGGTGCTGGGCGCGGTCGTCGCGCCGCCGGACGCGGTGGCGGCCACGGCCATCGCACGCCGGCTCGGGCTGCCGCACCGGATCACCACGATCCTGCAGGGGGAGTCGCTGGTGAACGACGCCACCGCGATCACCGCCTACAAGGTGGCGCTCGCCGCGGCCGCCGGCGTCGGCTGGAGCTGGACCGAGGGCATCGGCGAGTTCGTGCTGGCTTCGGTCGGCGGTGTCGGTGTGGGCCTGGCGCTGATGGTCCCGCTGCACTGGCTGCGTACGCATCTGAAGGAGCCGCTGCTGCAGAACACGCTGTCGCTGCTCATCCCCTTCGTCGCCTACGCCGCGGCCGAGGAGGTCGGCGCGTCGGGCGTCCTCGCGGTCGTGGTGGTCGCTCTCTATCTCGGCCATCGCTCCTGGCAGGTCGACTTCGCGACCAGGCTTCAGGAGGAGGCGGTGTGGAAGATGGTGGCGTTCATCCTGGAGTCGGCGGTCTTCGCGCTGATCGGCCTCCAACTGCCGGTGGTGCTGCGCGGGCTCGGTGCGTACGCGGGCGAGAGCGCCGCGCTGTATGCCGTGGGCGTCTTCGCCGCGGTGGTCGTGGTCCGGTTCGTATGGGTCTACCCGGCGACCTACGTGCCGAGGCTGCTGTCGCAGCGGATCAGAGAGCGCGAGCCCGACCCGGGCTGGACCGGCCCCCTGATCGTCAGCTGGGCCGGGATGCGCGGGGTGGTGTCGCTGGCGATCGCCTTCTCCATCCCGGCGACCGTGGCAGGGGGCGGACCGTTCCCCGGGCGCAATCTGATCCTCTTCCTCACCTTCACGACCGTCATCGGCACCCTGGTCGTGCAAGGGCTGACCCTGCCGCCGCTGATCCGGGTGCTGAAGCTTCCCGGGCGCGACGCGCAGGCCGAGACGCTCGCCGAGGCGCAGGCGCAGAGCGAGGCGTCCCGGGCGGCGGAGGAGCGGCTGGAGGCGCTGCTCACGGACGAGCGCAACGCGCTGCCGGGGCCTCTCGCGGACCGGCTGCGCACCGTGCTGGAACGGCGGCGCAACGCGGTGTGGGAGCGGCTCGGCGCGGTCAACGAGCTGACCGGCGAGACCGTGGACGACACTTACCGACGGCTGGCGGGGGACGTGATCGAGGCCGAGCGGGAGGTCTTCGTCCGGCTGCGGGACGAGCGGCGTATCGACGACGAGATGATGCGGACGCTGCTGCGCCGGCTCGACCTGGAGGAGGCGGCCGCCTACCGGGAGGGTTCCGGCTGA
- a CDS encoding WhiB family transcriptional regulator, with protein sequence MDWRHNAVCREEDPELFFPIGNTGPALLQIEEAKAVCRRCPVMEQCLQWALESGQDSGVWGGLSEDERRAMKRRAARNRARNASA encoded by the coding sequence ATGGACTGGCGTCACAACGCCGTTTGCCGCGAGGAAGACCCCGAGCTGTTCTTCCCCATCGGCAACACCGGTCCTGCGCTGCTGCAGATCGAGGAAGCCAAGGCCGTCTGCCGCCGCTGCCCCGTGATGGAGCAGTGCCTGCAGTGGGCGCTCGAGTCCGGCCAGGACTCCGGCGTCTGGGGTGGCCTCAGCGAGGACGAGCGCCGCGCCATGAAGCGCCGCGCCGCTCGCAACCGGGCGCGCAACGCCAGCGCCTGA
- a CDS encoding globin domain-containing protein: MLSEQSATTVRATLPAVGAAIGDITELFYRRLFEAHPELLRNLFNRGHQADGTQRQALAGSIAAFATHLVEHPDTRPDVMLGRIAHKHASLGVTPEQYHVVYEHLFAAIAEVLGDAVTPEVAEAWTEVYWLMANALIAIEARLYAERGLTAADSWSEWVVESRTEETADVATFRLRPADGSPVPAFKAGQYVSVQVELPDGARQIRQYSLTGAPGSPLLSLTVKRERGAEGRPDGEVSNHLHARIHEGDRLRVSAPYGDLVLDSADAPLLLASAGIGVTPILAMLEQLVADDHRGPVTVVHADRSPADHALRADQEALAGKLPDADAHFWYESADADHPADRIGYADLSAITVAPGTHAYLCGPLPFMRSVRTQLLAKGVPAADIHYEVFGPDLWLASN; the protein is encoded by the coding sequence ATGCTGTCCGAGCAGTCGGCAACGACCGTACGTGCCACCCTCCCCGCCGTCGGCGCTGCCATCGGCGACATCACCGAGCTCTTCTACCGCCGCCTCTTCGAAGCCCACCCCGAGCTGCTCCGCAACCTCTTCAACCGCGGCCACCAGGCCGACGGCACCCAGCGCCAGGCCCTCGCCGGCTCCATCGCCGCCTTCGCCACGCACCTCGTGGAGCACCCCGACACCCGCCCGGACGTGATGCTCGGCCGCATCGCCCACAAGCACGCCTCCCTGGGCGTCACGCCCGAGCAGTACCACGTCGTGTACGAGCACCTCTTCGCCGCCATCGCCGAGGTCCTCGGCGACGCGGTCACCCCCGAGGTCGCCGAGGCCTGGACCGAGGTCTACTGGCTGATGGCCAACGCGCTGATCGCCATCGAGGCCCGCCTCTACGCCGAGCGCGGCCTCACCGCCGCCGACAGCTGGAGCGAATGGGTGGTCGAATCCCGCACGGAGGAGACGGCGGATGTGGCCACCTTCCGGCTGCGGCCCGCCGACGGCTCCCCCGTCCCCGCCTTCAAGGCCGGCCAGTACGTCTCCGTCCAGGTCGAACTCCCGGACGGCGCCCGCCAGATCCGCCAGTACAGCCTCACCGGCGCCCCCGGCTCGCCCCTGCTCTCCCTCACCGTCAAGCGCGAGCGCGGTGCCGAGGGCCGCCCCGACGGAGAGGTGTCCAACCACCTCCACGCCCGGATCCACGAGGGCGACCGGCTGCGCGTCTCCGCCCCCTACGGCGACCTCGTCCTCGACAGCGCGGACGCGCCGCTGCTGCTGGCCTCCGCCGGCATCGGCGTGACCCCCATCCTCGCGATGCTGGAGCAGCTCGTGGCCGACGACCACCGCGGCCCGGTCACCGTCGTGCACGCCGACCGCTCCCCGGCCGACCACGCGCTGCGCGCCGACCAGGAGGCGCTGGCCGGCAAACTGCCCGATGCCGACGCCCACTTCTGGTACGAGTCCGCGGACGCCGACCACCCCGCCGACCGCATCGGTTACGCCGACCTCTCCGCCATCACCGTCGCGCCCGGCACGCACGCGTACCTGTGCGGCCCGCTGCCCTTCATGCGGTCCGTACGAACCCAGCTGCTGGCCAAGGGTGTTCCCGCCGCCGACATCCACTACGAGGTCTTCGGCCCCGACCTCTGGCTGGCCTCGAACTGA
- a CDS encoding RNA polymerase sigma factor SigF: MLHAEGAPGFPEQARPHPVDGLLDAAEQMADMSEHEQHSHHDRSGARAMFIELRTLPEGSPERAELRNQLVRMHLPLVEHLARRFRNRGEPLDDLTQVATIGLIKSVDRFDPERGVEFSTYATPTVVGEIKRHFRDKGWAVRVPRRLQELRLALTTATAELSQQHGRSPTVHELAEKLGISEEEVLEGLESANAYSTLSLDVPDTDDESPAVADTLGAEDEALEGVEYRESLKPLLEDLPPREKRILLLRFFGNMTQSQIAQEVGISQMHVSRLLARTLAQLREKLLVEE; the protein is encoded by the coding sequence ATGCTGCACGCGGAGGGCGCTCCGGGTTTCCCGGAGCAGGCCCGGCCGCACCCGGTGGACGGCCTTTTGGACGCGGCGGAGCAGATGGCCGATATGAGCGAGCACGAGCAGCACTCACATCATGACCGCAGTGGCGCGCGGGCGATGTTCATCGAGCTGCGCACGCTGCCGGAAGGTTCGCCGGAACGGGCGGAACTCCGCAACCAACTGGTGCGGATGCACCTGCCGCTGGTGGAGCACCTGGCCCGCCGGTTCCGCAACCGCGGCGAGCCGCTGGACGACCTGACGCAGGTCGCCACGATCGGCCTGATCAAGTCGGTGGACCGGTTCGACCCGGAGCGCGGCGTGGAGTTCTCCACATACGCCACACCGACCGTCGTGGGCGAGATCAAGCGCCACTTCCGCGACAAGGGCTGGGCGGTGCGGGTGCCGCGCCGCCTCCAGGAACTGCGGCTCGCCCTGACCACGGCCACCGCGGAGCTGTCCCAGCAGCACGGCCGCTCCCCGACGGTCCACGAGCTGGCCGAGAAGCTCGGCATCTCGGAAGAAGAGGTGCTGGAGGGCCTGGAATCCGCCAACGCCTACTCCACGCTCTCCCTGGACGTCCCCGACACGGACGACGAGTCGCCGGCGGTGGCGGACACGCTGGGCGCGGAGGACGAGGCGCTGGAGGGCGTCGAGTACCGCGAGTCGCTGAAGCCGCTGCTGGAGGATCTTCCGCCGCGAGAGAAGCGGATCCTGCTCCTCCGATTCTTCGGCAACATGACCCAGTCGCAGATCGCACAGGAGGTCGGCATCTCACAGATGCACGTCTCCCGCCTGCTGGCGAGAACCCTGGCCCAGCTCCGCGAGAAGCTCCTGGTGGAGGAGTAA
- a CDS encoding UBP-type zinc finger domain-containing protein, translating into MSECPHLSEMPRPEPAPLSETCLECLAADTDPVQLRLCLTCGHVGCCDSSPLRHATQHHKDTGHPVMRSLEPGMPWRWCFVDGSIV; encoded by the coding sequence ATGAGCGAGTGCCCGCACCTGTCCGAAATGCCGCGCCCCGAGCCCGCGCCGCTGTCGGAGACCTGCCTGGAGTGCCTGGCGGCCGACACGGATCCGGTGCAGCTGCGGCTCTGCCTGACGTGCGGGCACGTGGGATGCTGCGATTCGTCGCCGCTGCGGCACGCGACACAGCATCACAAGGACACCGGACATCCGGTCATGCGCAGCCTGGAACCCGGAATGCCCTGGCGGTGGTGCTTCGTGGACGGTTCGATCGTCTGA
- a CDS encoding 1-aminocyclopropane-1-carboxylate deaminase/D-cysteine desulfhydrase: MTPEALALTALRPRLPSPLQPVEDERFARHGVRLLLKRDDLIHPSLPGNKWRKLAPNLRAAAAAGHGTLLTFGGAYSNHLRATAAAGRLLGFTTIGVVRGDELAERPLNPSLAQCAADGMRLVFVSRALYRRKGEPQGLAEILDVAGHPSPLGGVTASHDRCDRRARPAIEERSPGPRPGGDWGSAPVSGRVGAGDCFLVPEGGSNDLAVRGCAELGQELRGQAGFVGVACGTGGTLAGLAAGLEAGQRAIGFPVLKGGFLEEEIRSLQAAALGGPAGHWSLDDRFHSGGYARTTPELDAFATDFEDRHGLPVERLYVAKMLYGLTTLATEGAFPPGSVIAAVITGQPEPSR; this comes from the coding sequence GTGACTCCCGAAGCGCTCGCCCTCACCGCCCTGCGGCCACGGCTGCCGTCGCCGCTGCAACCGGTGGAGGACGAGCGCTTCGCGCGCCACGGGGTACGGCTGCTGCTGAAGCGGGACGACCTGATCCACCCCTCCCTGCCCGGCAACAAATGGCGCAAGCTGGCCCCGAACCTGCGTGCCGCGGCCGCCGCCGGCCATGGCACGCTGCTCACCTTCGGCGGCGCCTACTCCAACCACCTGCGCGCGACGGCCGCCGCGGGCCGGCTCCTCGGCTTCACGACGATCGGCGTCGTCCGCGGCGACGAGCTGGCGGAGCGCCCGCTCAACCCGTCGCTCGCGCAGTGCGCGGCGGACGGGATGCGGCTGGTTTTCGTCTCCCGCGCGCTCTACCGCCGCAAGGGCGAGCCGCAGGGGCTGGCGGAGATCCTGGACGTGGCTGGGCACCCGAGCCCGCTCGGCGGCGTAACGGCTTCCCACGACCGGTGCGACCGCCGAGCCCGTCCGGCGATCGAGGAGCGGAGTCCGGGGCCGCGCCCCGGCGGGGACTGGGGCAGCGCCCCGGTTTCGGGAAGGGTCGGTGCGGGGGACTGCTTCCTCGTCCCCGAGGGCGGCAGCAACGACCTCGCCGTGCGCGGCTGCGCCGAGCTGGGGCAGGAGCTGCGCGGGCAGGCCGGCTTCGTCGGGGTTGCCTGCGGGACCGGCGGAACCCTGGCCGGGCTGGCCGCGGGACTGGAGGCCGGGCAACGGGCGATCGGCTTCCCCGTCCTCAAGGGAGGCTTCCTGGAAGAGGAGATACGTTCCCTCCAGGCCGCCGCCCTCGGCGGGCCGGCCGGGCACTGGTCGCTCGACGACCGTTTCCACTCCGGCGGTTACGCCCGTACGACGCCGGAGCTGGACGCCTTCGCCACGGACTTCGAGGACCGCCACGGACTGCCCGTGGAGCGGCTCTATGTCGCCAAAATGCTGTACGGGCTCACCACCCTCGCCACCGAGGGCGCCTTCCCTCCGGGCAGCGTCATAGCCGCTGTGATCACCGGTCAGCCGGAACCCTCCCGGTAG
- a CDS encoding PAS domain-containing sensor histidine kinase, whose translation MNDLVRQHTALSETDLEWLHLLVSEWQLLSDLSFADLVLWIPTLDGSRYVSVAQMRPNTGPTSYQNDMVGHLVPRGRRPLLDAALDEGRIVREGDPEWREEVPVRVESIPVRREGRVLGVIARNTNLLTVRTPSRLELTYLQSASDLAQMIAVGAFPFPGQQVDMDASPRVGDGLIRLDAEGTVQYASPNALSAYHRLGLASDLVGQHLGQITAELAPSRGPVDEALVTMASGYAPREFEVEGSGGVIQLRAIPLKPKGTRIGSLVLLRDVTELRRRERELITKDATIREIHHRVKNNLQTVAALLRLQARRMDSAPAREALNEAVRRVGSIAIVHETLSQNLDERVEFDEIADRVLAMVAEIAPGKVTCRRSGRFGILDAEVATPLSMVLTEVLQNALEHAFAPGEQGTVDVSAVRGGSRSDTRLLITVQDDGRGLPEGFDPQSTGNLGLQIVRALVEGELGGAFDMVPAPERGTRVVLDIPVSAAK comes from the coding sequence ATGAACGACCTCGTACGCCAGCACACCGCTCTCAGCGAAACCGACCTGGAGTGGCTCCATCTGCTGGTTTCGGAGTGGCAGCTGCTCTCCGACCTGTCCTTCGCGGACCTCGTCCTCTGGATCCCCACGCTCGACGGCTCGCGCTATGTCTCCGTCGCCCAGATGCGGCCGAACACCGGCCCCACCTCCTACCAGAACGACATGGTCGGCCACCTCGTGCCGCGCGGCCGTCGGCCGCTGCTCGACGCGGCGCTCGACGAGGGGCGGATAGTGCGCGAGGGCGATCCCGAGTGGCGCGAGGAGGTGCCGGTCCGGGTCGAGTCCATCCCTGTGCGCCGCGAAGGCCGCGTACTCGGTGTCATCGCCCGCAACACGAATCTGCTGACCGTCCGCACACCCTCCCGGCTGGAGCTGACGTACCTGCAGAGTGCCTCCGACCTGGCCCAGATGATCGCGGTCGGGGCGTTTCCGTTTCCCGGTCAGCAGGTCGACATGGATGCTTCGCCGCGCGTTGGCGACGGGCTGATCCGGCTCGACGCGGAGGGTACGGTCCAGTACGCCTCGCCGAACGCCCTCTCGGCCTACCACCGGCTCGGTCTCGCCTCCGATCTCGTCGGACAGCACCTCGGGCAGATCACCGCGGAACTCGCGCCGTCCCGCGGGCCGGTCGACGAGGCGCTGGTCACGATGGCCAGCGGTTACGCCCCGCGTGAGTTCGAGGTCGAGGGCAGCGGCGGGGTGATCCAGCTGCGCGCGATTCCGCTCAAGCCGAAGGGCACCCGCATCGGTTCGCTGGTGCTTCTCCGGGATGTCACCGAACTGCGCCGCCGGGAGCGGGAGTTGATCACCAAGGATGCGACCATCCGGGAGATTCACCACCGGGTGAAGAACAATCTCCAGACGGTCGCGGCGCTGCTGCGCCTCCAGGCCCGCCGGATGGACTCCGCGCCGGCCCGGGAGGCACTCAACGAAGCTGTGCGCCGCGTCGGTTCGATCGCGATCGTCCATGAGACGCTCTCCCAGAATCTGGACGAGCGGGTGGAGTTCGACGAGATCGCCGACCGGGTGCTGGCGATGGTCGCCGAGATCGCGCCCGGCAAGGTCACCTGCCGGCGCAGCGGCCGCTTCGGCATCCTCGACGCGGAGGTGGCGACGCCCCTGTCGATGGTGCTCACCGAGGTGCTGCAGAACGCCCTGGAGCACGCCTTCGCGCCGGGGGAGCAGGGCACGGTGGACGTCTCGGCGGTGCGGGGCGGTTCGCGGTCCGATACCCGGCTGCTGATCACTGTGCAGGATGACGGCCGCGGACTTCCGGAGGGCTTCGATCCGCAGAGCACGGGCAACCTTGGCCTGCAGATCGTGAGGGCGCTGGTCGAGGGTGAGCTCGGGGGAGCCTTCGACATGGTGCCGGCCCCGGAGCGAGGCACCCGGGTGGTGCTCGACATCCCGGTGAGCGCGGCGAAATAG
- a CDS encoding Rrf2 family transcriptional regulator translates to MRLTRFTDVALRVLMRLAVAEGDAPTTRDVAAAMAVPYTHTAKVVSRLQHLGLVEARRGRGGGLALTEAGRAASIGGLVRELEGAGDVVECEGTTPCPLNSACVLRGALRRAQEAFFATLDPLTVGDLVHSPTGPLLLSISRSRPGVA, encoded by the coding sequence ATGCGGCTGACGAGATTCACGGATGTGGCGCTTCGCGTCCTCATGCGACTGGCCGTCGCCGAGGGCGACGCACCCACGACCCGTGACGTGGCCGCGGCCATGGCGGTCCCGTACACCCATACCGCCAAGGTCGTCTCCAGACTCCAGCACCTCGGCCTCGTCGAGGCCAGGCGCGGGCGGGGCGGCGGGCTCGCGCTGACCGAGGCGGGCAGGGCGGCCTCCATCGGCGGGCTCGTACGTGAACTGGAGGGCGCCGGCGATGTCGTCGAATGCGAGGGCACCACACCGTGCCCGCTGAATTCGGCCTGCGTACTGCGCGGCGCGCTGCGCCGGGCCCAGGAGGCGTTCTTCGCCACTCTCGATCCCCTGACGGTGGGTGACCTCGTCCATTCCCCCACCGGCCCACTGCTGCTCAGCATCAGCCGCAGCAGACCCGGAGTCGCCTGA
- a CDS encoding N-acetylmuramoyl-L-alanine amidase: MAPPMSAGSFLDVLTNEGLTVVHVGDWRTHNRNHKGPWGPVHGVMIHHTVTKGTANTVRICRDGYEGLPGPLCHGVIAKDGAVHLVGYGRANHAGLGDDDVLRAVIAERRLPPDNEANTDGNRYFYGFECENLGDGHDPWPEVQLAAIEKAAAAVCRHHGWTARSVIGHLEWQPGKIDPCGFSMETMRGRIAERLK; the protein is encoded by the coding sequence ATGGCCCCACCCATGTCCGCGGGAAGCTTTCTGGACGTACTGACGAACGAAGGGCTGACCGTTGTCCACGTCGGCGACTGGCGCACCCACAACCGCAATCACAAAGGCCCCTGGGGACCGGTGCACGGCGTGATGATCCACCACACCGTCACCAAGGGCACCGCCAACACCGTGCGTATCTGCCGTGACGGCTACGAGGGCCTGCCGGGCCCGCTCTGCCACGGCGTGATCGCCAAGGACGGCGCGGTCCATCTGGTCGGCTACGGCCGCGCCAACCACGCGGGACTCGGCGACGACGACGTCCTGCGGGCCGTCATCGCGGAAAGACGCCTCCCACCCGACAACGAGGCCAACACCGACGGCAACCGCTATTTCTACGGCTTCGAGTGCGAGAACCTCGGCGACGGGCACGACCCCTGGCCCGAGGTGCAGCTGGCGGCCATCGAAAAGGCCGCCGCCGCGGTCTGCCGGCACCACGGCTGGACCGCGCGCTCGGTCATCGGCCACCTGGAGTGGCAGCCCGGAAAGATCGACCCGTGCGGGTTCTCCATGGAGACAATGCGAGGCCGGATCGCCGAGCGACTGAAGTGA
- a CDS encoding anti-sigma regulatory factor, with the protein MSQIAGEPGTQDFVEVRLPAAGAYLSVLRTATAGLAARLDFTLDEIEDLRIAVDEACAILLQQAVTGSVLSCVFRLIDDSLEVTVSAPTTDGRAPERDTFAWTVLSALAGKVDSSVADDRTVSISLHKQRGAGPGPA; encoded by the coding sequence GTGTCCCAGATCGCAGGCGAGCCCGGGACCCAGGACTTCGTGGAAGTCCGGCTGCCCGCTGCGGGTGCCTACCTGTCAGTGCTGCGTACGGCCACGGCCGGCCTCGCGGCACGCTTGGACTTCACGCTCGACGAGATCGAGGACCTGCGCATCGCTGTCGACGAGGCCTGCGCGATCCTGCTCCAGCAGGCCGTCACCGGATCCGTCCTCAGCTGCGTGTTCCGGCTCATCGACGATTCCCTGGAGGTGACGGTGTCCGCCCCCACCACCGACGGCCGCGCCCCGGAGCGCGACACCTTCGCCTGGACGGTCCTCTCGGCGCTCGCCGGCAAGGTCGACTCCTCGGTCGCGGACGACCGTACGGTCAGCATCAGCCTGCACAAACAGCGCGGCGCGGGACCCGGGCCGGCGTGA
- a CDS encoding diacylglycerol/lipid kinase family protein, producing the protein MRALLVVNPAATTTSARTRDVLIHALASEMKLEAVTTEYRGHARDLGRRAADSEDIDLIVALGGDGTVNEVVNGLLHNGPAPDRLPRLAVVPGGSTNVFARALGLPNDPVEATSVILDALSERRERTVGLGLAAGAPGTEDEGVPARWFTFCAGLGFDAGVVGRVEQQRERGKTSTHALYVRQALRQFLEEPNRRHGTITLERPGREPIHELAFSIICNTAPWTYLGNRPVYASPSASFDTALDVLGLRKLSAAAVARYATQLLMSTPERGPHGRHAVSFHDLTDFTLHSKVPLPFQMDGDHLGVRTSVRFTGVRRALRVIV; encoded by the coding sequence ATGCGTGCACTCCTCGTGGTCAACCCGGCGGCAACCACCACCAGCGCGCGCACGCGCGACGTGCTCATCCACGCCCTCGCGAGCGAGATGAAGCTGGAGGCCGTCACCACGGAGTACCGGGGGCACGCCCGGGACCTCGGCCGCCGCGCCGCGGACAGCGAGGACATCGACCTGATCGTCGCGCTCGGCGGCGACGGCACGGTCAATGAAGTGGTCAACGGCCTCCTCCACAACGGCCCCGCCCCGGACCGGCTGCCGCGCCTCGCGGTCGTACCGGGCGGCTCGACCAATGTGTTCGCCCGCGCCCTGGGTCTGCCGAACGACCCGGTGGAGGCGACCAGCGTGATCCTGGACGCCCTGAGCGAGCGCCGGGAGCGCACGGTGGGGCTCGGTCTCGCGGCCGGCGCACCCGGCACCGAGGACGAGGGAGTCCCGGCCCGTTGGTTCACCTTCTGCGCGGGGCTCGGCTTCGACGCCGGCGTGGTCGGCCGGGTCGAGCAGCAGCGCGAACGCGGCAAGACGTCGACGCATGCCCTCTATGTACGTCAGGCACTGCGTCAGTTCCTGGAGGAGCCGAACCGGCGGCACGGCACGATCACACTGGAGCGTCCCGGCCGGGAACCAATTCACGAGCTCGCATTCTCGATAATCTGCAACACCGCCCCTTGGACCTACCTCGGCAATCGCCCGGTGTACGCGTCCCCCTCGGCGTCATTCGACACGGCTCTGGACGTGCTCGGGCTGCGCAAGCTTTCTGCCGCGGCCGTGGCTCGTTACGCGACGCAGCTACTGATGTCCACTCCTGAGCGCGGCCCGCACGGTCGACACGCAGTGTCATTCCATGATCTGACCGATTTCACCTTGCATTCGAAGGTGCCGCTTCCCTTCCAGATGGACGGCGACCATCTCGGGGTGCGCACCAGCGTGAGGTTCACAGGCGTTCGCCGTGCACTGCGTGTGATTGTGTGA